The following proteins come from a genomic window of Microbacterium sulfonylureivorans:
- a CDS encoding Fur family transcriptional regulator, protein MTSAPAPALDAGERIRSAGLRVTDSRRAVIDALRIRPHASADELFAIVATSVPNTSLQSVYNALGDFVDAGLVRRIEPAGRPGLFELRVHDNHHHLICSECGAVEDVDCAVGPAPCLTPADAHGYAVRTAEVTFWGVCPACAEASAL, encoded by the coding sequence ATGACCTCCGCACCGGCTCCCGCGCTCGACGCGGGGGAGCGCATCCGCTCCGCGGGACTGCGCGTGACCGACTCGCGCCGCGCGGTGATCGACGCCCTGCGCATCCGTCCGCACGCGAGCGCCGACGAGCTGTTCGCCATCGTGGCGACGTCGGTGCCGAACACCAGTCTGCAGTCGGTCTACAACGCCCTCGGCGACTTCGTCGACGCGGGCCTGGTGCGCCGCATCGAGCCCGCCGGACGCCCCGGCCTCTTCGAGTTGCGGGTGCACGACAACCACCACCATCTCATCTGCTCCGAGTGCGGCGCCGTCGAGGACGTCGACTGCGCCGTCGGCCCCGCGCCCTGCCTCACGCCTGCGGACGCACACGGCTACGCCGTCCGCACCGCCGAGGTCACGTTCTGGGGCGTGTGCCCGGCGTGCGCCGAGGCATCCGCTCTCTGA
- a CDS encoding stage II sporulation protein M produces MDLDALTAARRAEWTRLDELSRSRRLTGAEVDELVDRYRAASADLADAKTSAGRSIQGDHISTMLARARLRLTGAPDNVMRQIPRFFALQLPAALYRVRWATLVIALGFLAVATVTALWIAGDPALVATLGSRMELERYAESDFTDYYSENHPAAFAGTVWTNNAWIAVQCVLFGITGFWPIMVMVQNAVGVGTAAAVLLSFDRGDVFLLYIAPHGLLELTSLFVAAAAGLSIFWAWVAPGRRTRGESLASAGRSLATIAIGLVIALAVAGLIEGFVTAQPWPWAVKIGIGAAALGLFLAYMIVVGGRAHRRGETGDLTEYEAGTPTLVAG; encoded by the coding sequence GTCCCGTCGGCTGACCGGCGCGGAGGTCGACGAACTCGTCGACCGCTACCGTGCGGCCTCGGCCGACCTCGCCGATGCGAAGACGTCGGCGGGCCGCAGCATCCAGGGCGATCACATCTCGACCATGCTGGCGCGTGCGCGCCTGCGGCTGACCGGTGCACCCGACAACGTCATGCGTCAGATCCCGCGCTTCTTCGCGCTGCAGCTGCCCGCCGCCCTCTACCGGGTGCGGTGGGCCACCCTCGTCATCGCCCTCGGCTTCCTCGCCGTCGCAACGGTGACGGCGCTGTGGATCGCAGGCGACCCGGCGCTCGTCGCGACGCTCGGAAGCCGCATGGAGCTCGAGCGATACGCCGAGAGCGACTTCACCGACTACTACAGCGAGAACCATCCCGCCGCATTCGCGGGCACGGTCTGGACGAACAACGCCTGGATCGCGGTGCAGTGCGTGCTCTTCGGGATCACCGGCTTCTGGCCGATCATGGTGATGGTCCAGAACGCGGTCGGCGTCGGCACCGCGGCAGCTGTGCTGCTGTCGTTCGATCGCGGCGACGTGTTCCTGCTCTACATCGCGCCCCACGGGCTGCTCGAACTCACGTCCCTCTTCGTGGCGGCGGCCGCCGGGCTGTCGATCTTCTGGGCGTGGGTGGCGCCCGGGCGCCGCACCCGTGGCGAGTCGCTCGCGTCGGCCGGGCGCTCGCTCGCGACGATCGCGATCGGGCTCGTCATCGCGCTGGCGGTCGCCGGTCTCATCGAAGGATTCGTCACGGCGCAGCCGTGGCCGTGGGCGGTGAAGATCGGCATCGGCGCGGCCGCCCTCGGGCTCTTCCTGGCGTACATGATCGTGGTCGGCGGGCGCGCTCATCGCCGCGGGGAGACAGGGGACCTCACCGAGTACGAGGCGGGCACCCCGACGCTCGTCGCCGGCTGA